In Akkermansia muciniphila, one DNA window encodes the following:
- a CDS encoding sensor histidine kinase codes for MNRRIRIILLAISLLLVIGMLGWLTHVLLVQAEETGHSEQRIRVEALAHEARLEMDRLLTSFITFEQARGYFEYQPVYAYKRPYDLRMDSPVPGEATRSSNLAAYLPDYVTAYIQISPAGRVTGPALPPELAGRLNEQKDLYQRLNGKVSSLTSVPSSGNLWADIRNEILHESPEPEPTASGAPAQVETVTSFVPVEDGGNLYILRQVRTSRGIYLQGALMNMDNLNRRLPGRVKTLLPYSRLATFDPSSPPPEEDRQAGALPFANAPLVFLPGDTGAVPLQDHKKMLAWTLTLIWSMMLLGAAGVIWLMLGTFRLEQRRGDFVSAVTHELRTPLTSFSLYTEMLEDGMVPEQKKPEYYANMQRECRRLEHLIENVLSYSRLQRNAIRRARDTLTCQELFEPIAEKIERRLREAGISFSFALAQPIRILPIHTDAVSVEQIMDNLTSNAIKYAKGENAKVQLTVQADRHNIVIRFRDNGPGISPKNRKLVFKPFRRTQDATNSRKPGVGLGLALARDTARSLGGDLKLEFGTLGGASFLLTIPKS; via the coding sequence GTGAACCGGCGCATACGCATCATCCTTCTGGCAATTAGCCTGCTTCTGGTCATCGGCATGCTCGGATGGCTCACCCATGTTCTGCTGGTGCAGGCGGAAGAAACGGGCCATTCGGAACAGCGTATCAGGGTGGAAGCCCTGGCTCATGAAGCCAGACTGGAAATGGACCGCCTGCTGACCTCCTTCATCACGTTCGAACAGGCCCGCGGCTATTTTGAATACCAGCCCGTTTACGCCTACAAGCGTCCCTATGACCTGAGGATGGACTCCCCAGTCCCCGGAGAAGCAACCCGCAGCTCCAACCTTGCCGCCTATTTGCCGGACTACGTTACAGCCTACATTCAGATTTCCCCTGCCGGGCGCGTAACTGGCCCCGCTCTGCCTCCGGAGCTTGCCGGTAGGCTGAATGAACAGAAGGATCTTTACCAACGGCTGAACGGCAAGGTCTCCTCCCTGACCTCCGTGCCGTCCAGCGGTAACCTCTGGGCGGATATCCGGAATGAAATTCTGCATGAATCTCCGGAACCGGAACCAACGGCATCCGGAGCCCCGGCGCAAGTGGAAACCGTCACATCCTTCGTTCCCGTGGAAGACGGAGGGAATCTTTACATCCTGCGCCAGGTGCGCACCAGCCGCGGCATTTATTTACAGGGGGCCCTGATGAACATGGACAACCTGAACAGGCGCCTGCCCGGCCGTGTAAAGACGCTGCTCCCCTACAGCCGCCTGGCAACTTTCGACCCTTCATCCCCGCCCCCGGAGGAAGACCGGCAGGCGGGCGCACTCCCCTTTGCCAACGCCCCCCTGGTTTTTCTTCCGGGAGACACCGGAGCCGTCCCCCTTCAGGACCACAAAAAAATGCTGGCCTGGACGCTCACCCTCATCTGGAGCATGATGCTCCTGGGTGCGGCCGGGGTCATCTGGCTCATGCTGGGCACCTTCCGCCTGGAACAGCGCCGCGGGGACTTCGTCTCCGCCGTCACCCATGAACTCCGGACGCCTCTCACCTCCTTCTCCCTGTACACGGAAATGCTGGAAGACGGCATGGTGCCGGAACAGAAAAAGCCGGAATACTACGCCAACATGCAGCGGGAATGCCGCCGTCTGGAACATCTGATTGAAAACGTGCTCTCCTACTCCCGGCTTCAGCGGAACGCCATCCGCCGCGCGCGGGACACGCTCACCTGCCAGGAGCTTTTTGAACCCATTGCGGAAAAAATAGAACGCCGCCTCCGGGAGGCGGGCATCAGTTTCTCTTTTGCCCTGGCCCAGCCCATCCGCATTCTTCCCATCCACACGGACGCCGTTTCCGTAGAGCAGATTATGGACAACCTGACTTCCAACGCCATTAAATACGCCAAGGGAGAAAACGCCAAGGTCCAGCTCACCGTCCAGGCGGACCGCCACAACATCGTCATCCGCTTCCGCGACAACGGCCCCGGCATTTCCCCGAAAAACCGCAAGCTTGTCTTCAAGCCTTTCCGGCGCACACAAGACGCCACCAACAGCAGGAAACCCGGCGTAGGCCTGGGTCTGGCGCTGGCAAGGGACACGGCCCGTTCCCTGGGGGGAGACCTGAAACTGGAATTCGGCACCCTGGGGGGAGCCAGCTTTCTGCTGACGATTCCCAAATCCTGA
- a CDS encoding response regulator transcription factor, whose translation MSDSAYTILIAEDDDSIRHALTDVLTASGYEVLALEEGLAAIHAVRERNFDLALLDVAMPGADGFHVLQVMSKERPGTPVIMLTARGEEEDRVQGLKLGADDYIVKPFSIRELLARIEAVLRRSPERPRQLREISIPGATLDSANRLITFKDGRETSLTAREFEFLTYMATHPNRVITRDELLRRVWDVDPRLTDTRSVEMTVMRLRDKLGAISASPLETLRSQGYRWNSSFVS comes from the coding sequence ATGAGTGATTCAGCCTATACCATTCTGATTGCGGAGGACGACGACAGCATCAGGCATGCCCTGACGGATGTTCTGACCGCATCCGGCTACGAGGTGCTGGCGCTGGAAGAAGGACTGGCCGCCATCCATGCCGTGCGGGAACGCAATTTCGACCTCGCCCTGCTGGACGTGGCCATGCCGGGCGCGGACGGCTTCCACGTGCTGCAGGTCATGTCCAAGGAACGCCCCGGAACGCCTGTCATCATGCTTACGGCCCGCGGAGAGGAGGAAGACCGCGTGCAGGGGCTCAAGCTGGGAGCGGATGACTACATTGTCAAGCCGTTCAGCATCCGGGAATTGCTCGCCCGCATTGAGGCCGTGCTGCGCAGGTCTCCAGAACGGCCGCGCCAGCTCCGGGAAATCAGTATCCCCGGCGCCACCCTGGACAGCGCCAACCGCCTGATCACCTTTAAGGACGGGAGGGAAACCTCCCTGACCGCGCGGGAATTCGAATTCCTCACTTACATGGCCACCCACCCCAACCGCGTTATCACAAGGGACGAACTGCTCCGGCGCGTATGGGACGTGGACCCGCGCCTGACGGATACGCGCTCCGTGGAAATGACCGTCATGCGCCTCCGGGACAAGCTCGGGGCCATTTCCGCCTCCCCCCTGGAGACGCTCAGAAGCCAGGGCTACCGCTGGAATTCATCCTTCGTTTCCTGA
- the hemB gene encoding porphobilinogen synthase codes for MNLPIRPRRNRKSANIRGLIRETSLAPEHLIYPVFVHEGTGNQPIPSLPGCTRWSVKGLVEEAKRLMDLGIRTLDLFPAIPDEKKTPDACEACNPDGLIPRTIYALKSEVPGITVMTDVALDPYNSDGHDGLVEFRSDGTMEILNDDSVEVLCRQALCHADAGADIVSPSDMMDGRVAAIRATLDSEALDDVSIMAYTAKYASALYGPFRGALESAPKEGDKKTYQMDPGNIREALREAQLDEAEGADILMVKPATLYLDVMAAMRKHVTLPIAAYHVSGEYLMIKSAAASGWLDERETVLETLISIRRAGADMILTYYAPQAAEWLQQR; via the coding sequence ATGAATCTACCGATACGGCCTCGCCGCAACAGAAAATCCGCCAACATCCGGGGCCTCATCCGGGAAACCTCCCTCGCCCCGGAACACCTCATTTACCCGGTTTTCGTTCATGAAGGAACCGGAAACCAGCCTATCCCCTCCCTGCCGGGGTGCACGCGCTGGAGCGTCAAGGGACTGGTGGAGGAAGCCAAGCGCCTGATGGATCTGGGCATCCGGACGCTGGATCTTTTCCCGGCCATTCCGGATGAGAAAAAAACGCCGGACGCCTGCGAAGCCTGCAACCCTGACGGCCTCATCCCGCGCACCATTTACGCGCTTAAAAGCGAAGTGCCAGGCATCACTGTCATGACGGACGTAGCCCTGGACCCCTACAATTCCGACGGCCATGACGGCCTGGTGGAATTCCGTTCCGACGGAACGATGGAAATCCTCAACGACGACTCCGTGGAGGTTCTCTGCCGTCAGGCATTGTGCCACGCGGATGCCGGGGCGGACATCGTCTCCCCCAGCGACATGATGGACGGCCGCGTGGCCGCCATCCGAGCCACTCTGGATTCCGAGGCCCTGGACGACGTTTCCATCATGGCTTATACCGCCAAGTACGCCAGCGCGCTGTACGGGCCGTTCCGCGGAGCTCTGGAAAGCGCGCCCAAGGAAGGGGATAAAAAAACCTACCAGATGGATCCCGGCAACATCCGGGAAGCCCTGAGGGAAGCGCAGCTGGATGAAGCGGAGGGGGCGGACATCCTGATGGTGAAACCCGCCACATTGTATCTAGATGTCATGGCCGCCATGCGGAAGCATGTGACCCTCCCCATAGCCGCCTACCATGTCAGCGGGGAGTACCTGATGATCAAGTCCGCCGCAGCCTCCGGCTGGCTGGATGAACGGGAAACCGTTCTGGAGACTCTAATCTCCATCCGGCGCGCCGGGGCTGATATGATCCTTACGTATTACGCCCCCCAGGCCGCCGAATGGCTTCAACAACGCTGA
- the thrS gene encoding threonine--tRNA ligase has translation MSEHKERKTLEERQQMSDLERLRHSCAHVLATAVCRLWPDAQLAGGPAVDNGFYYDVELEHRISTEDFERIEEEMKKVVKENQVFQKEIISRADAMKMAESGELGALGPRSEPSRFKIDLLNDIPEDEEISLYRNGDFTDLCAGPHVGRTGNCKAFKIMSVASAFYKGDKNRPMLQRIYGTCFPNRTQLDEHLERLEEARRRDHRKLGRELGLFCIDESVGQGLILWKPKGALIRRSLQDFITEELDKLGYSQVYTPNIGKLDLYRTSGHFPYYQESQYAPIPERDAMEKLSQEGASCAELFNGLATGTIEGYMLKPMNCPHHIKIYANDAHSYRDLPVRLAEFGTVYRWEQSGELGGMTRVRGFTQDDAHIFCTPDQLAGEIRQCLGIVKTIFGTLGMTDYRVRLSMRDPESDKYVGSPENWDKAEQALREAAEWLGADYSEEAGEAAFYGPKIDFIVRDAIGREWQLGTVQVDYNLPERFDLHYTGADNKPHRPVMVHRAPFGSMERFTGLLIEHFEGKFPTWLSPEQVRVLPISDKVTDVAAAHRAALSARGVRVTVDETPDKIGAKIRNARLDRVPYMLVLGQREAEDGTVSVRHRDKGDLGAMPFEQFADLVAREIAERHISPVI, from the coding sequence ATGTCCGAACACAAGGAAAGAAAGACTCTTGAAGAACGCCAACAGATGTCTGATCTGGAACGGCTGCGCCACTCCTGCGCGCACGTTCTGGCTACGGCTGTCTGCCGCCTCTGGCCGGATGCCCAGCTGGCCGGCGGCCCCGCCGTGGACAACGGTTTTTATTATGACGTGGAGCTGGAGCACCGCATCAGCACAGAGGATTTTGAGCGCATAGAAGAGGAAATGAAAAAGGTGGTGAAGGAAAACCAGGTTTTCCAGAAGGAAATTATTTCCCGCGCGGATGCCATGAAGATGGCGGAATCCGGGGAATTAGGCGCCCTGGGGCCCCGCAGCGAGCCTTCCCGTTTCAAGATCGACCTGTTGAACGACATCCCGGAGGACGAGGAAATTTCTCTCTACCGCAACGGAGATTTTACGGACCTGTGCGCCGGCCCCCATGTAGGCCGCACGGGCAACTGCAAGGCGTTCAAGATCATGAGCGTGGCGAGCGCCTTCTACAAAGGGGACAAAAACCGCCCCATGCTCCAGCGCATTTACGGAACCTGTTTCCCGAACCGCACCCAGCTTGACGAGCATCTGGAACGGCTGGAGGAAGCGCGCCGCCGGGACCACCGCAAACTTGGCCGCGAACTGGGCCTGTTCTGCATTGACGAGTCCGTGGGCCAGGGACTCATCCTCTGGAAACCCAAGGGGGCTCTCATCCGCCGTTCCCTGCAGGACTTCATCACCGAGGAACTGGACAAGCTGGGCTACTCCCAGGTGTACACGCCCAACATCGGCAAGCTGGACCTGTACCGCACGTCCGGCCACTTCCCGTATTACCAGGAAAGCCAGTATGCGCCCATCCCGGAACGGGACGCCATGGAGAAGCTCAGCCAGGAAGGGGCTTCCTGCGCGGAATTGTTCAACGGCCTGGCCACCGGCACCATTGAAGGCTACATGCTCAAGCCGATGAACTGCCCCCACCACATCAAGATTTACGCGAATGACGCTCATTCCTACCGGGATCTTCCCGTGCGGCTGGCGGAGTTCGGCACGGTGTACCGCTGGGAACAGAGCGGAGAACTGGGCGGCATGACGCGCGTGCGCGGCTTCACGCAGGATGACGCCCACATCTTCTGCACGCCTGACCAGCTGGCCGGGGAAATCCGCCAGTGCCTGGGCATCGTGAAAACCATTTTCGGCACGCTGGGCATGACGGACTACCGCGTGCGCCTTTCCATGCGCGACCCGGAAAGTGACAAATATGTGGGTTCCCCGGAAAACTGGGACAAAGCGGAACAGGCCCTGCGGGAAGCCGCGGAATGGCTGGGGGCGGACTACAGCGAGGAAGCTGGGGAAGCCGCTTTCTACGGCCCCAAGATCGACTTCATCGTGCGCGACGCCATCGGCCGCGAATGGCAGCTGGGCACCGTGCAGGTGGACTACAACCTGCCGGAACGCTTTGACCTCCATTACACCGGAGCGGACAACAAGCCGCACCGGCCCGTGATGGTGCACCGCGCTCCCTTCGGCTCCATGGAACGCTTCACGGGGCTGCTGATTGAACACTTTGAAGGGAAATTCCCCACCTGGCTTTCTCCGGAACAGGTGCGCGTGCTGCCCATCTCCGACAAAGTGACGGACGTGGCCGCCGCGCATCGCGCCGCCCTGTCCGCCAGGGGAGTGCGCGTCACGGTGGACGAAACGCCGGATAAAATCGGCGCCAAAATCCGCAACGCCCGCCTGGACCGCGTTCCCTACATGCTGGTGCTCGGCCAGCGGGAGGCGGAAGACGGCACCGTCTCCGTCCGCCACCGGGACAAGGGGGACCTGGGCGCGATGCCTTTTGAGCAATTCGCGGACCTCGTGGCCCGGGAAATCGCGGAGCGTCATATTTCTCCCGTGATTTGA
- the infC gene encoding translation initiation factor IF-3 has translation MPTKPTKNNDGNRRRERGDQTRINERIRAPRVRVVTANGDQLGVMNTRDALEKAKALGLDLVEVAGNADPPVCRVVDYGKYKYQQAKLQKNNKSRTVKLKEIKLRIGTDTNDYNVKMARTESFLDHGHKVRFQLRFRGRENAHQELGYDVFNKVIADMKTMAQVDQAPRLAGNTMHMVLSPLPAQQRVKKFTAHLDKDFDSEDSAFDAEDDE, from the coding sequence GTGCCAACCAAGCCAACGAAGAATAATGACGGAAATCGCCGCCGTGAGCGCGGCGATCAGACTCGGATCAATGAACGGATTCGCGCGCCCCGCGTGCGGGTAGTGACTGCCAACGGCGACCAGCTGGGCGTCATGAACACGCGCGACGCGCTGGAAAAAGCCAAGGCTCTGGGTCTGGACCTGGTGGAAGTGGCCGGCAATGCCGATCCGCCCGTATGCCGGGTGGTTGATTACGGCAAATACAAATACCAGCAGGCCAAACTGCAGAAAAACAACAAGAGCCGAACCGTCAAGCTCAAGGAAATCAAGCTCCGCATCGGTACGGATACCAATGACTATAACGTGAAAATGGCCCGTACGGAAAGCTTCCTGGACCATGGCCACAAGGTTCGCTTCCAGCTCCGTTTCCGTGGTCGTGAAAACGCCCACCAGGAACTTGGCTACGACGTCTTCAACAAAGTCATCGCGGACATGAAGACCATGGCGCAGGTGGACCAGGCCCCGCGCCTGGCCGGCAACACCATGCACATGGTGCTCTCCCCGCTCCCCGCCCAGCAGCGCGTGAAAAAATTCACCGCCCACTTGGATAAGGACTTCGATTCCGAAGACTCCGCCTTTGACGCGGAAGACGACGAGTAA
- a CDS encoding DUF418 domain-containing protein encodes MTARTPAGTPLPAARITILDILRALALLGIVIVHTHDHFNLYLPMPPAEGWQAAANSAADWAYEHLFVSKSFLLFSFLFGLSFFIQLDRREQQGIDFRKRFMWRLTLLFLLGLAHTLFYDGDILTLFGTLGFALVMLYKCGTPLLITLCALCLIQPVMLMDLLNHAGLAAWWPHSSGWFHTGSPAAGPTREFLYAHGSWSQAALWNLTQGQAGKWQFFLLSGRLWQTMGLFILGMLAGRWRAFEDAPNKRRLFLRTLGVAGLLFLALLAMRLYLIPQLGAPLEADAARLLHPWENLSYTVAFVSAAVLLFTHPGLPLPTRLLSSAGKCTLTCYVTQTLVFTFLFFGWGLGLAQDMGPWSCLCAAVAVFLLQAWACRLWLTRFLYGPLEWLWRTATMCRMQPFCKRMSKEN; translated from the coding sequence ATGACCGCCCGGACTCCCGCCGGAACGCCGCTCCCGGCCGCGCGCATCACCATTCTGGATATCCTCCGGGCTCTGGCCCTGCTGGGCATCGTCATCGTCCACACGCACGACCACTTCAACCTGTACCTTCCCATGCCCCCGGCGGAGGGATGGCAGGCCGCGGCCAACAGCGCGGCGGACTGGGCCTATGAACATCTCTTTGTCAGCAAATCTTTCCTGCTCTTCTCCTTCCTGTTCGGCCTCAGCTTCTTCATCCAGCTGGACAGGCGGGAGCAACAAGGAATCGACTTCCGGAAACGCTTCATGTGGCGCCTGACGCTCCTGTTCCTGCTAGGTCTGGCGCATACCCTGTTCTATGACGGAGACATCCTCACCCTCTTCGGCACCCTGGGCTTTGCCCTGGTCATGCTCTACAAATGCGGTACTCCCCTGCTCATCACCCTCTGTGCCCTGTGCCTGATTCAGCCGGTCATGCTTATGGACCTGCTGAACCATGCCGGGCTAGCGGCCTGGTGGCCCCACTCCTCCGGCTGGTTCCATACGGGCTCCCCGGCTGCGGGCCCCACGCGGGAATTCCTGTACGCCCACGGCAGCTGGAGCCAGGCGGCCCTGTGGAACCTGACGCAGGGCCAGGCGGGCAAATGGCAGTTCTTCCTGCTCAGCGGCCGCCTCTGGCAGACGATGGGCCTCTTCATCCTGGGCATGCTGGCGGGCAGATGGCGCGCCTTTGAAGACGCGCCCAACAAACGCCGCCTGTTCCTGCGGACGCTGGGCGTGGCCGGGCTCCTGTTCCTGGCTTTGCTGGCAATGCGTCTGTACCTCATCCCGCAGCTGGGCGCCCCTCTGGAAGCGGATGCAGCCCGCCTCCTGCATCCATGGGAAAACCTCTCCTATACCGTGGCTTTCGTCTCCGCTGCCGTCCTGCTGTTCACCCATCCCGGCCTTCCCCTGCCCACCCGGCTGCTCAGCAGCGCCGGCAAATGCACGCTGACCTGCTACGTCACCCAGACGCTGGTCTTCACCTTCCTCTTCTTCGGGTGGGGGCTGGGCCTGGCCCAGGACATGGGGCCGTGGTCATGCCTGTGCGCGGCCGTTGCCGTCTTCCTCCTCCAGGCCTGGGCCTGCCGCCTCTGGCTCACCCGCTTCCTGTACGGCCCCCTGGAATGGCTCTGGCGCACCGCCACCATGTGCCGCATGCAGCCTTTCTGCAAACGGATGTCCAAAGAAAATTGA
- a CDS encoding 1-deoxy-D-xylulose-5-phosphate reductoisomerase — MQKRRVVILGSTGSIGTSALKVARDIPDRMEIVGLAAGTSVEALARQAREFNVRSVCIFDPSGADELARALPGAQVETGEEGLCRLAQLPEADMVLISIVGTAGLKPALAAIEAGKDLAIASKEILVMAGQIVMEKARRAGVQVLPVDSEHNAIFQCLNGNHGGPEAVSRLILTASGGPFRTWNREDLEHVTLEQALKHPTWSMGRKITIDSATLFNKGLEMIEARWLFDVPMEKVDVIVHPQSIVHSMVEYRDGTVLAQMSSSDMCFPIQYAVTWPDRVPNSLKQLNFAEIGRLVFEAPRTDVFPALNLARRAGAGNSTLAAVYNAANEAAVNAFIHGQISFPGIWKLVEAVMDDHTPADPRGELAPILEADQWARRRAAELLPSFSRPC; from the coding sequence ATGCAGAAACGACGCGTCGTCATCCTGGGCTCCACCGGCTCCATCGGAACCAGCGCCCTGAAAGTCGCCCGGGATATTCCGGACAGAATGGAAATCGTGGGGCTGGCCGCAGGAACCAGCGTGGAGGCGCTGGCCCGCCAGGCGCGCGAATTCAACGTGCGCAGCGTATGCATCTTTGACCCGTCCGGAGCGGACGAGCTGGCGCGCGCTCTCCCCGGCGCGCAGGTGGAAACGGGAGAAGAAGGGCTGTGCCGCCTGGCGCAGCTCCCGGAAGCGGACATGGTGTTAATCTCCATCGTGGGAACCGCCGGTCTCAAGCCCGCGCTGGCCGCTATTGAAGCAGGCAAGGACCTGGCCATCGCCAGCAAGGAAATTCTGGTCATGGCCGGGCAAATCGTCATGGAAAAAGCCCGCCGGGCCGGTGTGCAGGTGCTTCCGGTGGACAGCGAACACAACGCCATTTTCCAGTGCCTGAACGGCAACCACGGCGGCCCGGAAGCCGTCTCCCGCCTGATTCTGACGGCCTCCGGCGGTCCCTTCCGCACCTGGAACAGGGAAGATCTGGAGCATGTCACGCTGGAACAGGCCCTCAAGCACCCCACCTGGAGCATGGGCCGCAAAATCACCATAGACTCCGCCACCCTGTTCAATAAAGGGCTGGAAATGATTGAAGCCCGCTGGCTCTTTGACGTTCCCATGGAAAAAGTGGACGTCATCGTCCACCCGCAGAGCATTGTGCACTCCATGGTGGAATACCGGGACGGCACGGTGCTGGCCCAGATGAGCAGCTCGGACATGTGCTTCCCCATCCAGTACGCCGTCACATGGCCGGACCGCGTTCCCAACTCCCTGAAGCAGCTCAATTTTGCGGAAATCGGCCGGCTGGTGTTCGAGGCACCCCGCACGGACGTCTTCCCCGCCCTGAACCTGGCGCGCAGGGCCGGAGCCGGCAACAGCACCCTGGCCGCCGTTTACAACGCCGCCAACGAAGCGGCGGTGAATGCCTTCATCCACGGCCAGATCTCCTTCCCCGGCATCTGGAAACTGGTGGAGGCCGTCATGGACGACCACACCCCGGCGGATCCCCGCGGGGAACTGGCCCCCATCCTGGAAGCGGACCAATGGGCCAGAAGGCGCGCGGCGGAACTGCTCCCATCCTTTTCCCGCCCCTGCTGA
- a CDS encoding DUF4153 domain-containing protein — protein MAEPSPFPERPSLFPSFRSDPRPLLSPSWWRHGHIPLLVLIAAGFAADFMFGTLEGLGIGTALGLLLYTAAFLALRTDLSRKEQAFLVFMAVLNAAATGINLSSFTHYNMLIGLGLPAVMTFLPRKEGNGFDPAKRYVSWWGYKFFRMTQAKEAIGKVLGKIPLAGSVAIGVILFLLFLSIFAGGNPVVAAFKSAMNQWFCNYFSWLIPDMGTIADILLWCLGALAFGIITAPRPCSSFPEQHPVRPGRPWLPCLPAVSLLFINLAFLVNNGTDVAFLWRGSVPDGISQTVYLHDGADSIMLAAFLSAVTLLVLFRPEGSVRASKTGTVLGFILAAQTGLLAASVGMRLYFQIKDFGFSPNRVTAGIYLLMGTFFLYLLFRYMAGNGNWLRYGKLCGAIALVFLALTGLRSPFQLSGDLNLMTMDEHPDWYFSDGDLPRFELRDNIPFAIAVYRRLGGETEAGANVYAMTREALNAKSRIWNWRSLNLRKWKRDRQRMQFQQLPEPTAQATYGTNAWRPSSRPTGMKPD, from the coding sequence ATGGCAGAACCTTCCCCCTTCCCAGAACGTCCGTCCCTTTTTCCTTCCTTCCGCAGCGATCCGCGCCCCTTGCTTTCCCCTTCATGGTGGAGACACGGGCATATTCCCCTCCTTGTTCTGATCGCCGCCGGCTTCGCCGCTGACTTCATGTTCGGCACATTGGAGGGCTTGGGCATCGGTACTGCGTTAGGTCTCCTGCTGTATACGGCGGCCTTTCTGGCCCTGCGAACGGATCTCAGCCGGAAGGAGCAGGCGTTTCTCGTTTTCATGGCCGTGCTGAACGCCGCCGCCACAGGAATCAACCTTTCTTCCTTCACCCATTATAACATGCTCATCGGGCTGGGGCTCCCTGCCGTGATGACCTTCCTGCCGCGGAAGGAAGGCAACGGCTTCGATCCCGCCAAACGGTATGTCTCCTGGTGGGGCTACAAATTTTTCCGGATGACCCAGGCAAAAGAGGCAATCGGAAAAGTCCTGGGGAAAATTCCGCTTGCAGGCAGCGTCGCCATCGGAGTGATTCTGTTTCTGCTCTTCCTATCCATCTTTGCGGGAGGAAACCCCGTAGTCGCCGCCTTCAAATCAGCCATGAACCAATGGTTCTGTAATTATTTCTCCTGGCTGATTCCGGATATGGGAACCATTGCGGATATCCTCCTGTGGTGCCTGGGAGCCCTGGCCTTCGGCATCATAACCGCGCCGCGCCCCTGCTCATCCTTTCCGGAACAGCATCCCGTGCGCCCGGGACGCCCGTGGCTTCCCTGCCTTCCCGCCGTGTCCCTGCTGTTCATCAACCTGGCCTTTCTGGTCAACAACGGTACGGATGTGGCGTTTTTATGGAGGGGGAGCGTGCCTGACGGCATCTCCCAGACCGTCTATTTACACGACGGAGCGGACTCCATCATGCTGGCGGCCTTTCTTTCCGCCGTCACGCTGCTGGTTCTGTTCCGTCCGGAAGGTTCCGTGCGGGCATCAAAAACGGGAACTGTCTTGGGCTTCATCCTGGCGGCGCAAACAGGTCTGCTCGCCGCCAGCGTTGGCATGAGGCTGTATTTCCAGATAAAAGATTTCGGCTTTTCTCCCAATCGCGTTACGGCCGGCATCTATCTGCTGATGGGAACCTTCTTCCTGTATCTTCTCTTCCGCTACATGGCCGGCAATGGAAACTGGTTGCGTTATGGGAAGCTCTGCGGAGCCATCGCCCTCGTTTTTCTGGCTCTGACCGGACTCCGCAGTCCGTTCCAACTGAGCGGCGACCTGAATTTGATGACGATGGACGAGCATCCGGACTGGTACTTCAGCGATGGAGACCTGCCGCGCTTTGAACTCCGGGACAACATCCCTTTTGCCATAGCCGTCTATCGCCGGCTGGGAGGAGAGACGGAAGCCGGAGCCAATGTTTACGCCATGACCCGGGAAGCCCTCAATGCCAAAAGCCGCATTTGGAACTGGCGTTCCCTCAATCTGCGGAAATGGAAAAGAGACCGGCAGAGAATGCAGTTCCAGCAGCTCCCCGAACCCACGGCGCAAGCCACCTACGGCACGAATGCGTGGCGTCCTTCCTCCCGGCCCACCGGAATGAAGCCGGACTGA
- the coaD gene encoding pantetheine-phosphate adenylyltransferase, which translates to MKRIAVYAGSFDPLTNGHLWMIRQGARMFDELIVAIGDNPDKRYTFSHEERMDMLRVALSDMPDVRIAEFHNRFLVDFANEHGATFMLRGIRSTQDYEYERVMRHINADMAPKVCTVFLMPPRDTAELSSSMVKGLIGPEGWESQVSRYVPHNVFAMLKEKYREVFPRS; encoded by the coding sequence ATGAAGCGCATCGCCGTGTATGCCGGTAGTTTCGACCCTCTGACCAATGGTCATTTATGGATGATCAGGCAGGGCGCGAGGATGTTTGATGAGCTGATTGTGGCCATAGGCGACAATCCGGACAAGCGTTATACGTTTTCCCATGAGGAACGCATGGATATGCTGCGGGTGGCGCTTTCCGACATGCCGGATGTGCGCATTGCCGAGTTCCACAACCGCTTTCTGGTGGATTTCGCCAATGAACACGGGGCTACGTTCATGCTGCGCGGCATCCGTTCCACGCAGGATTACGAGTATGAACGCGTGATGCGCCATATCAATGCGGATATGGCCCCCAAGGTGTGCACGGTGTTCCTGATGCCTCCCCGGGATACGGCGGAATTGTCTTCCAGCATGGTGAAAGGGTTGATTGGGCCGGAAGGATGGGAAAGCCAGGTGAGCCGCTATGTCCCCCATAATGTATTCGCCATGTTGAAGGAGAAGTACCGGGAGGTTTTTCCGCGTTCCTAG
- a CDS encoding peptide chain release factor family protein yields the protein MVRPEKLAALKERMEALGIREQDLEESFVRGSGRGGQKVNKTNNCVYLRHTPTGIAVKCHADRSRELNRFLARRELCDAVEQMQTGRCAARARVIQRMRKQKDRRRRRRSAPAPSPPDSE from the coding sequence ATGGTCAGGCCTGAAAAACTGGCGGCTCTCAAGGAACGGATGGAAGCCCTGGGCATCCGTGAGCAGGACCTGGAGGAAAGCTTTGTCCGCGGAAGCGGACGCGGCGGCCAGAAAGTGAACAAAACCAACAACTGCGTTTATCTCAGGCACACGCCCACGGGCATTGCCGTCAAATGCCATGCGGACAGATCCAGGGAACTCAACCGCTTTCTGGCGCGCAGGGAACTGTGCGATGCTGTGGAACAAATGCAAACGGGCCGATGCGCCGCCAGGGCCCGCGTCATCCAGCGCATGAGAAAGCAGAAAGACAGAAGGAGGCGCAGGCGTTCCGCACCTGCCCCCTCTCCACCGGACAGCGAATAA